In Silene latifolia isolate original U9 population chromosome 3, ASM4854445v1, whole genome shotgun sequence, a single window of DNA contains:
- the LOC141645952 gene encoding ribosome-inactivating protein saporin-7-like, translated as MKAWLIVAITWTVLQSSALIANAIALDLANPTQAKYSACLTSIRNDVKHPKLNYGGIPVIGAPTATYLRIDLTVATGTVSLALKRSDLYVVALLAKNDKNVNRAYYFNGQITSAQLDKLFPEAKGAANQQKITEYAENYASLEKAAKMDRKKAGLGIGKLVTFLGAVNGKARQVQAEAKFMMVAIQMISEAARFRYIEKMVLNNFPNGFNPDDKVLILERNWDRISAAIKGSKNGVFSPSLVLKSPEVKTSWTVSKATELDMGLLKHLGNAVSESSSEDNDAQN; from the coding sequence ATGAAGGCTTGGCTAATCGTCGCAATAACATGGACCGTTCTTCAATCATCGGCTTTGATAGCAAATGCAATCGCACTGGACCTCGCTAATCCCACCCAAGCTAAATACTCAGCTTGTCTAACCAGTATCCGAAACGATGTGAAGCATCCCAAACTCAATTACGGTGGTATACCCGTAATAGGAGCACCCACTGCCACATATCTTAGGATTGACCTTACTGTTGCAACAGGAACGGTGTCCCTAGCCCTTAAACGCAGCGACTTGTATGTGGTTGCGTTACTGGCTAAGAACGATAAAAACGTAAACAGGGCTTATTACTTCAATGGTCAAATTACTTCGGCTCAATTAGACAAACTTTTCCCGGAGGCAAAGGGTGCTGCAAATCAGCAAAAGATAACAGAGTACGCCGAAAATTATGCATCACTTGAAAAGGCAGCCAAAATGGATAGGAAGAAAGCCGGGTTAGGTATCGGCAAACTTGTTACTTTTCTTGGAGCGGTAAATGGGAAGGCGCGTCAGGTGCAAGCTGAAGCTAAGTTTATGATGGTTGCTATTCAAATGATTTCTGAGGCAGCGCGATTTAGGTATATTGAGAAGATGGTACTGAATAATTTTCCAAACGGGTTTAATCCCGATGATAAGGTTCTTATATTGGAGAGGAACTGGGACAGGATTTCGGCAGCAATTAAAGGTTCTAAGAATGGAGTTTTCTCGCCATCGCTTGTGTTGAAGTCTCCGGAGGTAAAGACAAGTTGGACAGTGAGCAAAGCGACTGAACTTGATATGGGACTACTGAAGCATCTGGGAAATGCTGTATCGGAGTCGTCTTCTGAGGATAATGATGCTCAAAATTAA